The Candidatus Kryptonium sp. genome contains a region encoding:
- a CDS encoding serine hydroxymethyltransferase: protein MYSLKEQDPEIYEVIASEVERQNYTLELIASENFVSRAVLEAMGSVMTNKYAEGYPGKRYYGGCEFVDIAENLARDRAKKLFNCEYANVQPHSGSQANMAAYFTFLQPGDTIMGLNLAHGGHLTHGAPVNFSGKLYRAVFYGVSKETGMIDMNEIEDIAKREKPKMIIVGASAYPRDYDYKAFREIADKVGAYLMADIAHPAGLIASGLLNNPLPYCDIVTSTTHKTLRGPRGGLILMHKDKENPFGIKTPKGDRLRMMSEIIDGVVMPGIQGGPLMHVIAAKAVAFGEALKPEFKEYSAQVIKNAKALASKLIQLGYNVVSGGTDNHLILVDLRNKGITGKDAENALERAGITVNKNMVPFDDKSPLVTSGIRLGTPALTTRGMREQEMEYIAELIDKVISNVGNEGIYKEVKEQVRELCERFPLYEFVSLSGVSLK from the coding sequence ATGTATTCACTAAAGGAACAAGACCCAGAAATTTATGAAGTAATTGCCAGCGAAGTTGAGAGACAAAACTATACGCTGGAGCTTATAGCAAGTGAAAACTTCGTCTCAAGAGCTGTCCTTGAGGCGATGGGCTCAGTTATGACAAATAAATATGCGGAAGGTTATCCAGGAAAAAGATATTATGGTGGGTGTGAATTTGTTGATATTGCGGAAAATTTAGCTCGCGATAGAGCTAAAAAACTTTTCAATTGCGAATATGCTAATGTTCAACCGCATTCTGGAAGTCAAGCGAATATGGCTGCGTATTTTACTTTTCTTCAGCCGGGAGATACGATTATGGGTTTGAACCTTGCTCACGGTGGACACCTGACACACGGAGCGCCGGTTAATTTTTCAGGTAAACTTTATCGCGCTGTTTTCTATGGTGTCTCAAAGGAAACCGGTATGATAGATATGAATGAGATTGAAGATATTGCAAAGCGCGAGAAGCCGAAAATGATAATAGTTGGCGCAAGCGCATATCCGAGAGATTACGATTATAAAGCTTTTAGAGAAATTGCCGATAAAGTTGGAGCTTATCTTATGGCAGATATTGCTCATCCAGCGGGTTTGATAGCATCTGGATTGTTAAATAATCCGCTTCCTTATTGCGATATAGTTACATCAACAACACATAAAACCTTAAGAGGACCACGCGGTGGTTTAATCCTGATGCATAAAGACAAAGAGAATCCATTTGGTATTAAGACTCCCAAAGGCGATAGACTTCGTATGATGTCGGAAATTATTGATGGCGTTGTCATGCCGGGTATCCAAGGGGGACCGCTTATGCATGTGATCGCAGCGAAAGCGGTTGCTTTTGGTGAAGCGTTAAAGCCAGAGTTCAAGGAGTATTCAGCACAAGTTATAAAAAACGCAAAAGCATTGGCAAGTAAATTAATTCAACTCGGATATAATGTCGTCTCTGGTGGGACTGATAATCATCTTATTTTAGTTGATCTACGAAATAAGGGTATCACTGGAAAAGATGCTGAAAATGCCCTTGAAAGAGCTGGGATAACCGTTAATAAAAATATGGTTCCATTTGATGATAAAAGTCCACTTGTGACAAGCGGAATTCGTCTTGGGACACCTGCGCTGACAACGCGAGGAATGAGAGAACAGGAAATGGAATATATAGCCGAACTTATTGACAAGGTCATATCAAACGTCGGAAATGAAGGAATTTACAAAGAAGTCAAAGAACAAGTAAGGGAATTGTGTGAAAGGTTTCCACTTTACGAATTTGTTTCTTTAAGTGGTGTAAGCCTTAAGTGA